In Candidatus Aminicenantes bacterium, one DNA window encodes the following:
- a CDS encoding PKD domain-containing protein gives MMIKPIKIAAGLLALLLLVIMPACEKVPFFAVEGATLIISSDKGQLKTRGDKAIITVIGFNTDGEVLHDHTLVTFTATLGTITAAVELMQGQATAEFVSGDRNGMAEITARSGTIVATPTPLNIQIGTGSVEILTIQANPTVLKPGGGRSLINVYAFDKAMNPLADIPIILSTSYGILDHGNSVRLTDASGRVSDYLNTEKTAKVTAESGAKKAEIEVKVEANELPVAEFSISPVKPTVGGTVYFNASLSVDHDGRIVSWSWNFGDGAKASGQEASHIYDVAGTYTVTLKVVDDSGGSDACEKTVTISE, from the coding sequence ATGATGATCAAACCGATTAAAATTGCTGCGGGCTTGCTGGCCCTTTTGCTGCTCGTGATCATGCCGGCCTGCGAAAAAGTGCCTTTTTTTGCCGTGGAAGGGGCCACGCTCATCATTTCGTCCGACAAGGGCCAGTTGAAAACGAGGGGCGACAAGGCCATTATCACGGTCATTGGCTTCAATACCGACGGCGAAGTCCTGCATGACCACACCTTGGTTACGTTCACAGCGACGCTTGGGACGATCACCGCCGCGGTCGAGTTGATGCAAGGGCAGGCGACGGCTGAATTTGTTTCGGGCGACCGCAACGGCATGGCCGAGATCACGGCGCGTTCCGGCACGATCGTCGCCACGCCAACGCCATTGAACATTCAAATTGGCACCGGCAGTGTTGAGATCCTGACCATTCAAGCCAATCCGACGGTTCTCAAGCCTGGCGGCGGACGTTCGCTGATCAATGTCTATGCATTTGACAAAGCCATGAATCCGCTGGCCGACATTCCGATTATTCTTTCGACCAGCTATGGAATCCTTGATCACGGCAACAGCGTTCGCCTGACCGATGCCAGCGGCAGGGTGAGCGATTATCTAAACACGGAAAAAACCGCCAAGGTGACCGCCGAATCGGGCGCCAAGAAAGCGGAGATCGAAGTGAAAGTGGAAGCGAATGAATTGCCCGTGGCCGAATTTTCCATATCGCCGGTCAAGCCGACCGTGGGTGGAACGGTTTACTTCAACGCTAGCCTGAGCGTAGATCACGACGGCAGGATCGTCAGCTGGAGCTGGAATTTCGGCGACGGCGCCAAGGCCAGCGGGCAGGAGGCTTCCCACATATATGATGTGGCGGGAACCTATACCGTCACGTTGAAGGTCGTCGACGACAGCGGCGGCAGCGATGCCTGCGAGAAAACCGTCACGATAAGCGAATAA